Part of the Chlamydia sp. 04-14 genome is shown below.
TTTCTAGTAATAGGAGATAAGGTAGCCAACCATACATTAGCTGCTTCTAAAACTGTTAGAAATAATCTACTTTTATGATAGTGACTCAAACCGCTCATACTCAGTCTCGATATTTTGTAATGTATAAGTCTTGCGCAGTCTAAGTTTTTTTTATCCAAAAGTCTACCACCTAAAGTTGCAAAGTCTACCACCTAAAGTTGCAAAGTCTACCACCTAAAGTTGCAAAGTCTACCACCTAAAGTTGCAATTTCTCTCGGAATTTTTCAGGTTTATATTCTTAAAAAAGTATATTAATACTTTTTACTTGCTGCTGATTGTATTCAGCATCTAAACTTTGTTTGTAGAGTCTTCTCAAAAAGCTGCTGCAACAAGTTTTTGTTGTATTCGGATAATTCTAATCCAGAACATACTGTCCTAAGGATTTCTATTAGTTTTTCTGACAGCTCTTTATTCCTATCTTCAAAATCGGTCAATCTTTCTGTTTGAGAAGTTCTCAAAGAAGGAAGAAACTTGTTTAGTACATCTATAGCAGATGTATTCGACATCCCACTGATTTTCCCCAGAACTTTAACTTTATCTTTCAAAGAACCCTTCCTAGAGGCTAGTAAGTAGGCTGTTTTATACGGTATTGATTGGAACAAAGACTTTGTGTTTTTATCGGGAAGATTAATAAATAGTTCGTAGTACCCTAGAGCATTGTAGGCTGAAGATTTTGTATGGAATACAAGATTTATCCACGCTGAAAACGTTGTATCAGGTGAATTCATACTTTTTAAAATCTCTCTAACTTTATAAATTTTTTCACCGATTAAAAGAACGTGTTGTTTCTGTATAGATTTGATTTGTCCTGTTAGCAGTTTGATGGAAGCCAATCCACGGCTGCATTGATCCTCATCGTCGAAATTACTATGCTTGCTAACAATCAAGTTCTCTATTTGTTCGTTTTCGTTTTCGCTTAGAGATACTGAGAAAACATCCATAGCGAATTCTTTTTTGTGGAATTCCTTTACAGTGCTCTCTTGATTCTTTTGAAAAAAAGCGGATGCTTCTTTGATTAATTTACTCACAAAGTTTCCTGAACTAGTTTTTGGTTAAAAAACAGTTTGTTTTCTATTTCTTTAGTTAAGTTTAAAATATCTTGAGATGCTCTAGAATTTGGGTAAGCATTTATCACTGGAGTCTCCTTTAATAAGGATCTGCTAACAGTAATATCCCTACGT
Proteins encoded:
- a CDS encoding CT583 family protein, whose translation is MSKLIKEASAFFQKNQESTVKEFHKKEFAMDVFSVSLSENENEQIENLIVSKHSNFDDEDQCSRGLASIKLLTGQIKSIQKQHVLLIGEKIYKVREILKSMNSPDTTFSAWINLVFHTKSSAYNALGYYELFINLPDKNTKSLFQSIPYKTAYLLASRKGSLKDKVKVLGKISGMSNTSAIDVLNKFLPSLRTSQTERLTDFEDRNKELSEKLIEILRTVCSGLELSEYNKNLLQQLFEKTLQTKFRC